From a region of the Actinopolymorpha singaporensis genome:
- a CDS encoding aminopeptidase C gives MDASLTPDDVALLRKSFTRNPAYRLVQNALTQTTLDDLTLDREIVVRTDHSVSHLLDDWTATNQKNSGRCWMFAGLNLLRVEAMRRMNLKSFEFSQNYVMFWDKLERANYFLEAIIDTADRDLDDRTVAFLLQDVAGDGGQWNMFAALVRKHGLVPKSAMPETQSSSSTGRMNSVLRQLLRQGARDLRTLAAGEGGADAARAHKRQLLDVVHRALCMHLGTPPETFTWQWTDKDRVFHRDGDLTPLEFAQRYVGIPIDDYVCLVHDPRETSPRGRTFTVDRLGNVVGAEAVVYLNVDVAVMKRLARDSIVSGEPVWFGCDVGKMMRRDIGIWDADLYDVGSVYDTTFDLDKAERLLYHETAMTHAMLFTGVDVDGELVRRWRVENSWGDKDADKGFYTMNDSWFDEYVFEIAVHRDALPEDLRAALSEEPIVLPAWDPMGALARAQ, from the coding sequence ATGGATGCGTCACTCACCCCCGACGACGTCGCACTCCTGCGCAAGAGCTTCACCCGTAACCCGGCCTACCGGCTCGTCCAGAACGCGTTGACGCAGACCACCCTCGACGACCTCACCCTGGACCGCGAGATCGTCGTCCGCACCGACCACTCGGTCTCCCACCTGCTCGACGACTGGACCGCCACCAACCAGAAGAACAGCGGCCGCTGCTGGATGTTCGCCGGCCTGAACCTGCTGCGGGTCGAGGCCATGCGGCGGATGAACCTCAAGTCGTTCGAGTTCTCCCAGAATTACGTGATGTTCTGGGACAAGCTGGAACGCGCCAACTACTTCCTCGAGGCGATCATCGACACCGCCGACCGGGACCTCGACGACCGCACGGTCGCGTTCCTGCTCCAGGACGTCGCCGGTGACGGCGGCCAGTGGAACATGTTCGCGGCCCTGGTCCGCAAGCACGGGCTGGTCCCCAAGTCCGCGATGCCGGAGACGCAGAGCTCGTCCTCGACCGGCCGGATGAACTCCGTCCTGCGCCAGCTGCTCCGCCAGGGCGCCCGCGACCTGCGGACGCTGGCAGCCGGCGAAGGCGGAGCCGACGCGGCCCGGGCGCACAAGCGGCAGCTGCTGGACGTGGTGCACCGGGCGCTGTGCATGCACCTCGGTACGCCGCCGGAGACGTTCACCTGGCAGTGGACGGACAAGGACCGGGTGTTCCACCGCGACGGCGACCTCACGCCGCTGGAGTTCGCCCAGCGCTACGTCGGCATTCCGATCGACGACTACGTGTGCCTCGTGCACGACCCGCGGGAGACCAGCCCGCGCGGCCGGACGTTCACGGTCGACCGGCTGGGCAACGTGGTCGGGGCCGAGGCGGTCGTCTACCTCAACGTCGACGTGGCGGTGATGAAGCGGCTGGCCCGTGACTCCATCGTGAGCGGGGAGCCGGTGTGGTTCGGCTGCGACGTCGGGAAGATGATGCGCCGCGACATCGGCATCTGGGACGCCGACCTGTACGACGTCGGCTCGGTCTACGACACGACGTTCGACCTGGACAAGGCCGAGCGGCTGCTCTACCACGAGACCGCGATGACGCACGCCATGCTCTTCACCGGAGTCGACGTGGACGGCGAGCTGGTCCGGCGCTGGCGGGTGGAGAACAGCTGGGGCGACAAGGACGCCGACAAGGGCTTCTACACGATGAACGACTCGTGGTTCGACGAGTACGTCTTCGAGATCGCCGTCCACCGCGACGCGCTGCCCGAGGACCTGCGGGCCGCGCTGTCGGAGGAGCCGATCGTCCTGCCGGCCTGGGATCCGATGGGGGCGCTCGCCCGCGCGCAGTAG
- the fdhA gene encoding formaldehyde dehydrogenase, glutathione-independent has product MPGNKAVEYIGPGKVEVRTIDYPVLELRPGPGVPPKNAGRQCPHGVILKVVATNICGSDQHMVRGRTTAPAGLVLGHEITGEVVEKGRDVENIDVGDLVSVPFNIACGRCRMCKQGNTHVCLNVNPERPGGAYGYVDMGGWVGGQAEYVMSPYADWNLLKFPDKDQAMEKILDLAMLADIFPTGYHGCYTAGVTSGSTVYIAGAGPVGLAAACAAYLLGASVAIVGDMNTQRLEQARSFGCETADLTEDATLAEQIEQILGVPEVDAAVDCVGFEAKGRGDDGPTEQPATVLNSIMEVTRPAGKLGIPGLYVTDDPGASDEAARHGSLSIRIGQGWAKAHQFATGQCPVMRYNRGLMDAILHDRVQIAKAVNATVIPLDEAPNAYEDFDRGEAKKFVLDPHGMLTGKTA; this is encoded by the coding sequence ATGCCTGGCAACAAGGCAGTCGAGTACATCGGACCGGGCAAGGTCGAGGTCCGCACCATCGACTATCCGGTGCTGGAACTTCGCCCCGGGCCGGGCGTACCTCCGAAGAACGCCGGGCGGCAGTGCCCGCACGGTGTGATCCTCAAGGTCGTCGCGACCAACATCTGCGGCTCCGACCAGCACATGGTGCGCGGGCGGACGACCGCCCCGGCCGGACTGGTCCTCGGCCACGAGATCACCGGGGAGGTCGTGGAGAAGGGCCGGGACGTGGAGAACATCGACGTCGGCGACCTGGTGTCGGTGCCGTTCAACATCGCCTGCGGGCGGTGCCGCATGTGCAAGCAGGGCAACACCCACGTCTGCCTGAACGTCAACCCCGAACGCCCCGGCGGTGCGTACGGCTACGTCGACATGGGTGGCTGGGTTGGCGGCCAGGCGGAGTACGTCATGTCGCCCTATGCCGACTGGAACCTGCTGAAGTTCCCCGACAAGGACCAGGCGATGGAGAAGATCCTCGACCTGGCGATGCTGGCCGACATCTTCCCCACCGGCTATCACGGCTGCTACACGGCCGGGGTGACCTCGGGGTCGACGGTCTACATCGCCGGCGCCGGGCCGGTGGGGCTCGCCGCGGCATGTGCGGCGTACCTGCTCGGCGCGTCCGTGGCCATCGTCGGCGACATGAACACCCAGCGGCTCGAACAGGCCCGCAGCTTCGGCTGCGAGACGGCCGACCTCACCGAGGACGCCACCCTCGCCGAGCAGATCGAGCAGATCCTCGGTGTGCCCGAGGTGGACGCCGCGGTCGACTGCGTCGGCTTCGAGGCCAAGGGGCGGGGCGACGACGGTCCGACCGAACAACCGGCGACCGTGCTGAACTCGATCATGGAGGTCACCCGGCCGGCCGGCAAACTCGGCATTCCGGGTCTGTACGTCACCGACGACCCGGGCGCGAGCGACGAGGCCGCGAGGCACGGCAGCCTGTCCATCCGGATCGGGCAGGGCTGGGCGAAGGCACACCAGTTCGCCACCGGACAGTGCCCGGTGATGCGCTACAACCGAGGGCTGATGGACGCGATCCTGCACGACCGGGTCCAGATCGCGAAGGCGGTGAACGCGACGGTCATTCCGCTGGATGAGGCGCCGAACGCCTACGAGGACTTCGACCGGGGCGAGGCGAAGAAGTTCGTCCTCGACCCGCACGGGATGCTCACCGGCAAGACTGCGTGA
- a CDS encoding carboxylesterase/lipase family protein, giving the protein MRKRIGTSAAMAAAAGLTVSLASLLTGQALAAGPPTAVGPPPSTAGTPDRPVVRTDRGPVAGTATDHYRLFQGIPYAAPPTGRLRWANPRPAAHWDGVRTATNPGNPCPQGPGEVPGGSTTEDCLYLNVASPATAGPTTAGPKRPRPVVVWVHGGGFTSGAGSSYDARRLAVRGDVVVVTVNYRLGVFGYFALPGLRGSGDFGLQDQLAALRWVRRNIAAFGGDPHNVTLAGESAGGMSTCAFLTAPAAAGLFQKGIMQSGSCLLDWPENTWYPGMPAFAPYAPLAQVEEFGRETAADLHCADPQTAVALACLRKVAPERLLAVDQPYNMPAYGTPLLPRDPAVALRAGHFRKVPVISGGNRDEGAGNAAALQHNQPLTEQGYLDLLTGTFGADAGRQVAAHYPVAAFGTPAQAWAAVISDRPWACPTLRGTQLLARRTTTYAYEFADRTAPNLGAPPPPNFRLGASHAFDLPYVFDFSAYGLRLDPAQQHLSDQMVGYWTRFAATGNPNGPGLPAWRAFRPGDTTAPALATPADGGVRPVDLAARHQCRFWAGLAATTDAG; this is encoded by the coding sequence ATGCGCAAGCGAATCGGTACGTCGGCGGCGATGGCCGCTGCCGCCGGCCTCACGGTGAGCCTCGCCAGCCTGCTGACCGGCCAGGCCCTCGCCGCCGGTCCCCCCACCGCGGTCGGTCCGCCACCCAGCACGGCCGGTACGCCGGACCGGCCGGTCGTGCGGACCGACCGCGGCCCCGTCGCGGGCACGGCCACCGATCACTACCGCCTCTTCCAGGGAATTCCGTACGCCGCGCCGCCCACCGGCCGGCTGCGGTGGGCGAACCCGCGCCCGGCGGCCCACTGGGACGGCGTCCGGACCGCCACGAACCCGGGCAACCCGTGTCCGCAGGGCCCCGGCGAGGTGCCCGGCGGCAGCACCACCGAGGACTGCCTCTACCTGAACGTCGCCAGCCCGGCGACCGCCGGCCCCACGACCGCCGGCCCGAAGCGCCCGCGTCCGGTCGTGGTGTGGGTGCACGGCGGCGGGTTCACCTCGGGTGCGGGCAGCAGCTACGACGCCCGCCGGCTGGCGGTCCGCGGCGACGTCGTGGTGGTCACCGTCAACTACCGGCTGGGCGTCTTCGGGTACTTCGCCCTGCCCGGCCTGCGCGGCAGCGGTGACTTCGGCCTGCAGGACCAGCTCGCCGCGCTGCGGTGGGTGCGCCGCAACATCGCGGCCTTCGGCGGCGACCCCCACAACGTCACGCTGGCCGGTGAGTCCGCCGGCGGCATGAGCACGTGCGCGTTCCTGACCGCTCCGGCGGCGGCGGGCCTGTTCCAGAAGGGGATCATGCAGAGCGGTTCCTGCCTGCTGGACTGGCCGGAGAACACCTGGTACCCCGGCATGCCCGCGTTCGCGCCGTACGCGCCGCTGGCGCAGGTCGAGGAGTTCGGCAGGGAGACCGCCGCAGACCTGCACTGCGCCGACCCGCAGACCGCCGTCGCGCTCGCCTGCCTGCGGAAGGTCGCGCCGGAACGACTGCTCGCGGTCGACCAGCCCTACAACATGCCGGCGTACGGCACACCGCTCCTCCCCCGAGACCCCGCCGTGGCGCTGCGCGCCGGGCACTTCCGCAAGGTGCCGGTCATCTCCGGCGGCAACCGCGACGAGGGCGCCGGCAACGCGGCCGCCCTGCAGCACAACCAGCCGCTGACCGAGCAGGGCTACCTCGACCTGCTCACCGGCACGTTCGGGGCCGACGCCGGCCGGCAGGTCGCCGCGCACTACCCGGTGGCCGCGTTCGGTACGCCGGCGCAGGCGTGGGCGGCGGTCATCTCCGACCGGCCGTGGGCCTGCCCGACGCTGCGGGGCACCCAGCTGCTGGCGAGGCGGACCACGACGTACGCCTACGAGTTCGCCGACCGGACCGCGCCGAACCTGGGCGCGCCGCCACCGCCGAACTTCCGGCTGGGGGCCAGCCACGCGTTCGACCTGCCGTACGTCTTCGACTTCAGCGCCTACGGCCTGCGCCTCGACCCCGCGCAGCAGCACCTGTCGGACCAGATGGTCGGCTACTGGACGAGGTTCGCCGCCACGGGGAACCCGAACGGGCCCGGGCTGCCGGCCTGGCGGGCGTTCCGGCCCGGCGACACGACAGCACCGGCGCTGGCCACGCCGGCCGACGGCGGTGTGCGGCCGGTCGACCTCGCCGCCCGGCACCAGTGCCGTTTCTGGGCGGGCCTCGCCGCGACCACCGACGCCGGCTGA
- a CDS encoding phosphotransferase family protein, producing the protein MRLSEDTVVRHLRDRGVLAPDSPATASVLSGGVSGATFLVVAEGGPVVRTYVVKQPLPFLAVADEWPARVERAGVEAAALRWYGELTPAHLPRLVDYDPGGYVVTMTAAPSRWTEWRKALLAGVVDVAAGTTLGRVLGTWHAATARPGARERLAAYGDLTMFVELRGDPYHRTVAARRPDLAAPVLGCLDELLTRPRCLVHGDFSPKNVLVDPAGAAGGLWVLDHEVAHAGNPVFDVAFMLHHLVMKGVHLADRPDGLEVVARLARCAEAFRTAYAQAGGLAVDEEAVVRHTGALLLARVHGKSPAAYLTGEGAAAVSALGARAVVGGLGGVADLFPRAPVGEDAART; encoded by the coding sequence GTGCGGCTGAGCGAGGACACCGTGGTGCGGCACCTGCGTGACCGGGGAGTGCTCGCCCCGGACTCCCCGGCCACGGCGTCGGTGCTGTCCGGCGGGGTGAGCGGGGCGACGTTCCTCGTGGTCGCCGAAGGCGGGCCCGTCGTTCGGACGTACGTCGTCAAGCAGCCGTTGCCCTTCCTCGCGGTGGCCGACGAGTGGCCCGCCCGGGTCGAACGCGCCGGGGTGGAGGCGGCGGCGCTGCGCTGGTACGGCGAGCTGACCCCAGCCCACCTGCCCCGCCTGGTCGACTATGACCCGGGCGGGTACGTCGTCACCATGACCGCGGCGCCGTCCAGGTGGACCGAGTGGCGGAAGGCGCTGCTGGCCGGGGTGGTCGACGTCGCCGCCGGCACGACGCTCGGGCGGGTGCTGGGCACCTGGCACGCCGCCACCGCCCGGCCGGGAGCACGCGAACGGCTCGCGGCGTACGGCGACCTCACGATGTTCGTGGAGCTTCGCGGCGACCCCTACCACCGCACCGTCGCCGCCCGCCGGCCCGACCTCGCCGCCCCGGTGCTCGGCTGCCTGGACGAGCTCCTCACCCGGCCGCGTTGTCTGGTGCACGGCGACTTCTCCCCGAAGAACGTGCTGGTCGACCCTGCCGGGGCGGCCGGCGGGCTGTGGGTGCTCGACCACGAGGTGGCGCACGCGGGCAACCCTGTGTTCGACGTCGCGTTCATGCTGCACCACCTGGTGATGAAGGGCGTCCACCTCGCCGACCGGCCCGACGGCCTCGAGGTCGTCGCGCGGCTGGCGCGCTGCGCGGAGGCGTTCCGTACGGCATACGCGCAGGCCGGCGGCCTGGCCGTGGACGAGGAGGCGGTGGTCCGGCACACCGGCGCGCTCCTGCTCGCCCGCGTCCACGGCAAGTCGCCGGCGGCGTACCTCACCGGGGAGGGGGCCGCCGCCGTGTCCGCCCTCGGCGCCCGGGCCGTGGTGGGCGGACTCGGCGGCGTCGCGGATCTCTTCCCGCGCGCTCCCGTCGGTGAGGACGCCGCGAGGACCTGA
- a CDS encoding sensor histidine kinase yields MTSTVPDLARRAPTEIGRRGYWHRLGIRSVYVLVGFPLAIVRFVVLLVLFLLGVGTTVTFLGLPVLAGTMKVARGFAAVDRARLSWVQGWPARRPPYVGGNPHTRVGRMLAPLRQAQSWADWGHGLLGIFPAVLGFGFTLVWWAGTLAGLTSFVYIWILDRTIGYEGLGTLLRLGDAWQIDAALSTAAGLIFALTLPAVVRGCAEIDAALARAMLTSDRVAELHGQVSDLTESRDAAVSAEAQALRRLERDIHDGPQQRLVRLAMDLSSAQRRLAKDPATVQPMLAEAITATRETLEELRALSRGIAPPILADRGLRAALAAVAGRSTVPVDLDVDVPDGEHLPLMVENTAYFLVAEALTNVAKHSAATQCTVEVRRTGTHVRVIVTDNGVGGAHTAKGHGLAGLTERVRGVGGLLAVTSPVGGPTVLTAELPWKNSQNA; encoded by the coding sequence ATGACCAGCACTGTCCCTGACCTGGCCCGCAGGGCGCCGACCGAGATCGGCCGCCGGGGCTACTGGCACCGGCTCGGCATCCGGTCGGTCTACGTCCTGGTGGGATTTCCGCTGGCGATCGTGCGGTTCGTGGTGCTGCTCGTGTTGTTCCTGCTCGGTGTGGGAACGACCGTCACCTTCCTCGGGCTGCCGGTTCTGGCCGGGACGATGAAGGTCGCCCGCGGGTTCGCGGCCGTCGACCGGGCCCGGCTGTCGTGGGTGCAGGGCTGGCCGGCCCGGCGCCCGCCGTACGTCGGCGGCAATCCCCACACCCGGGTGGGCCGGATGCTCGCACCGCTGCGGCAGGCGCAGTCCTGGGCGGACTGGGGTCACGGCCTCCTCGGGATCTTCCCGGCCGTGCTGGGCTTCGGGTTCACGCTGGTCTGGTGGGCGGGCACGCTGGCCGGCCTCACGTCGTTCGTCTACATCTGGATCCTTGACCGGACCATCGGCTACGAGGGGCTCGGCACGCTGCTCCGCCTCGGCGACGCCTGGCAGATCGACGCCGCCCTCAGCACCGCCGCGGGGCTGATCTTCGCGCTCACCCTCCCCGCGGTGGTCCGGGGCTGCGCGGAGATCGACGCCGCGCTGGCCCGGGCCATGCTGACCAGCGACCGGGTGGCCGAACTCCACGGCCAGGTGTCCGACCTGACCGAGAGCCGCGACGCGGCCGTCTCCGCGGAGGCCCAGGCCCTGCGCAGGCTGGAACGCGACATCCACGACGGGCCGCAGCAGCGGCTGGTCCGGCTGGCGATGGACCTGTCCTCGGCGCAGCGCCGGCTGGCCAAGGACCCGGCGACCGTGCAGCCGATGCTGGCCGAGGCGATCACCGCGACCCGGGAGACGCTGGAGGAGCTTCGGGCGCTGTCCCGCGGGATCGCCCCGCCGATCCTCGCCGACCGCGGGCTGCGGGCCGCACTGGCCGCGGTCGCCGGGCGGTCGACGGTGCCGGTCGACCTCGACGTGGACGTGCCCGACGGTGAGCACCTGCCGCTGATGGTGGAGAACACCGCGTACTTCCTGGTCGCCGAGGCGCTCACCAACGTGGCCAAGCACAGTGCCGCGACGCAGTGCACGGTCGAGGTGCGCCGTACCGGCACCCACGTCCGCGTCATCGTCACCGACAACGGCGTCGGCGGTGCACACACCGCCAAGGGGCACGGCCTGGCCGGACTCACCGAGCGCGTACGGGGCGTGGGAGGCTTGCTCGCGGTGACGAGCCCGGTCGGCGGGCCGACAGTTCTCACCGCCGAACTCCCGTGGAAGAACTCACAGAACGCCTGA
- a CDS encoding response regulator transcription factor, translating to MRVVIAEDSVLLREGLVRLLEEADHTVVATVGDGPSLVDAVLTHEPDVSVVDVRMPPTHTDEGLRAAIEVRKRLPGAPVLVLSQYVEESYAADLVADRVGAVGYLLKDRVVDVDEFLDGLARVAAGGTVLDSDVVAQLLVARRDPLASLTPREREVLALMAEGRTNTAICQRLVVSEGAVEKHIGNIFAKLGLAPSLSDHRRVMAVLAYLRP from the coding sequence GTGCGCGTGGTGATCGCGGAGGACTCCGTACTCCTCCGGGAGGGACTCGTCCGGTTGCTCGAGGAGGCCGACCACACGGTGGTGGCCACCGTGGGCGACGGGCCATCCCTGGTGGACGCCGTGCTCACCCACGAGCCGGACGTGTCCGTGGTCGACGTACGCATGCCGCCGACGCACACCGACGAGGGGCTGCGGGCCGCGATCGAGGTACGCAAGCGGCTGCCGGGCGCGCCGGTGCTGGTCCTGTCGCAGTACGTCGAGGAGTCCTATGCCGCCGACCTGGTGGCCGACCGGGTGGGCGCGGTGGGCTACCTGCTCAAGGACCGCGTGGTCGACGTGGACGAGTTCCTGGACGGGCTCGCCCGGGTCGCGGCCGGCGGCACCGTCCTCGACTCCGATGTGGTGGCGCAGCTGCTGGTCGCCCGGCGCGACCCGCTGGCCTCGCTGACGCCGCGCGAGCGCGAGGTGCTCGCCCTGATGGCCGAGGGCCGTACGAACACCGCGATCTGTCAGCGGCTCGTGGTCAGCGAGGGCGCGGTGGAGAAGCACATCGGCAACATCTTCGCCAAGCTCGGCCTGGCACCGTCGTTGTCCGACCATCGCCGGGTGATGGCCGTCCTCGCCTACCTCCGCCCCTGA
- a CDS encoding ATP-binding cassette domain-containing protein, which yields MDDLTFAVEPGRVTGFLGPNGAGKSTTMRMILGLDRPNAGTVTVNGHSYVGVARPMREVGALLDARALHSRRTARNHLRCLAQTNGIADKRVDEVLQLVGLESVARKRAGSFSLGMSQRLGIAVALLGDPKVLLFDEPVNGLDPEGIRWIRELMRGLAGEGRTVLVSSHLMSEMAQTADHLIVIGKGRLIADIGIGEFVRQGSNVLVRADDQDRLVPHLVEAGGSVQQGTDGSFVVTGLEPRRIGEAALAARVVLTELTPQRSLEQAYMDLTRDSVEFQASAV from the coding sequence GTGGACGATCTGACGTTCGCCGTCGAGCCCGGCCGGGTCACCGGCTTTCTCGGCCCGAACGGAGCGGGAAAGTCGACCACCATGAGAATGATCCTCGGCCTCGACAGGCCGAATGCCGGGACCGTGACGGTCAACGGCCACAGCTACGTGGGCGTGGCCAGACCCATGCGCGAGGTGGGCGCCCTGCTGGACGCCCGCGCGCTGCACAGCAGGCGTACGGCCCGCAACCATCTCCGCTGCCTCGCCCAGACCAACGGCATCGCGGACAAGCGGGTGGACGAGGTGCTGCAGCTGGTCGGGCTGGAATCGGTGGCACGCAAACGGGCCGGATCCTTCTCCCTGGGCATGAGCCAACGGCTCGGAATCGCGGTGGCGCTGCTCGGTGACCCGAAGGTGCTGTTGTTCGACGAACCGGTCAACGGCCTGGATCCCGAGGGCATCAGGTGGATCCGGGAGCTGATGCGCGGACTGGCAGGCGAAGGGCGCACGGTCCTGGTCTCCAGCCATCTGATGAGTGAGATGGCGCAGACCGCCGACCATCTCATCGTCATCGGCAAGGGAAGACTGATCGCGGACATCGGAATCGGCGAGTTCGTCCGGCAGGGCTCCAACGTCCTGGTGCGGGCGGACGACCAGGACCGGCTCGTCCCTCACCTGGTCGAGGCGGGCGGCTCCGTCCAGCAGGGTACCGACGGCTCCTTCGTCGTCACCGGGCTGGAGCCGAGGAGGATCGGCGAGGCCGCGCTTGCCGCCCGGGTCGTGCTCACGGAGCTGACACCACAACGCTCGTTGGAGCAGGCATACATGGATCTGACCCGTGACAGCGTCGAGTTCCAGGCGAGTGCGGTATGA
- a CDS encoding ABC transporter permease subunit, which yields MSAMAGTMRSEWTKFRTIPSNVAILLATVAVMVGAGALTANGASRGYRGAGAAFDATYISMYGGFLFVQIAVGSLGVLVVTSEYATGMIRTSLTVVPRRGRLLAAKVWTFGLIALVTGEIAAFGAFLFGQTVISAAGAPPAALGQAGVLRAVVGMGLIWVLVGLTGVAFGSLLRDTMAATTVVVAVNFVIPIIGPRLMPDAVGDWVTTYWPISAGLQVTTTVPHAERLAPWTGLGLMAGFTAVLLMVSFAVFRSRDA from the coding sequence ATGAGCGCCATGGCGGGCACCATGCGGTCGGAGTGGACCAAGTTCCGCACGATCCCGTCCAACGTCGCCATCCTGCTGGCGACTGTCGCCGTGATGGTGGGCGCTGGCGCCCTCACCGCCAACGGCGCGAGCAGGGGCTACCGAGGGGCGGGAGCGGCGTTCGACGCCACCTACATCAGCATGTACGGCGGGTTCCTGTTCGTCCAGATCGCCGTGGGCTCGCTCGGCGTGCTGGTGGTGACCTCCGAGTACGCCACCGGAATGATCCGCACGAGCCTGACCGTGGTCCCACGGCGAGGACGGCTGCTGGCCGCCAAGGTCTGGACATTCGGCCTGATCGCCCTTGTGACGGGGGAGATCGCCGCCTTCGGCGCTTTTCTGTTCGGCCAGACCGTGATCAGCGCCGCCGGGGCCCCGCCCGCCGCGCTCGGCCAGGCCGGCGTGCTGCGGGCCGTCGTCGGCATGGGGCTGATCTGGGTCCTGGTGGGCCTCACCGGCGTGGCGTTCGGCTCCCTGCTGCGCGACACGATGGCCGCCACGACCGTGGTGGTGGCGGTCAACTTCGTCATCCCCATCATCGGGCCCAGGCTCATGCCCGACGCCGTCGGAGACTGGGTGACCACGTACTGGCCGATCTCGGCCGGCCTCCAGGTCACCACCACCGTCCCCCACGCGGAACGACTCGCCCCCTGGACAGGGCTGGGCCTGATGGCCGGCTTCACCGCCGTCCTGTTGATGGTGTCCTTCGCGGTGTTCCGCTCCCGGGACGCCTGA
- a CDS encoding zinc-binding dehydrogenase: MRAARMYGRQDLRIEDVPALGSPPPGWVRLKVEAAGICGTDLEVYLNARRSEEPPLAEREPLTMGHESAGVVVEAGPGVDLPVGRRVAVEGHLFCGECFWCRRGDYALCVSLRSTGQGADGGLAEEMLAPARICLPYSDALTPEEAAVTEPTSVAVRAVRRSRLEPGSTVAVVGGGTIGLLVAQVARLRGAERVVVVEPVAERRALAERLGVDRAVSPDEAEDALKELTDGVGPDVVFEAGGKLAAVRSAVQWTRKGGRTVLVGVSGDTLDLNLMSFLLGEKELIASLSHTYDVDFPEAIGLLESGKVDVRPLITDRIGLDQVVTHGFDALHREPAAHLKVVVLPNGRPDRILHGAPGQVGA; encoded by the coding sequence ATGCGCGCCGCGAGGATGTACGGCCGGCAGGACCTGCGGATCGAGGACGTCCCCGCGCTCGGCAGCCCTCCGCCCGGCTGGGTCCGGCTGAAGGTCGAGGCGGCCGGGATCTGCGGCACCGACCTCGAGGTCTACCTGAACGCCCGCCGGTCCGAGGAGCCGCCGCTGGCCGAGCGCGAACCGCTGACGATGGGCCACGAGTCCGCCGGGGTGGTCGTGGAGGCCGGGCCCGGAGTGGACCTGCCGGTGGGCCGGCGGGTCGCGGTCGAGGGCCACCTGTTCTGCGGGGAGTGCTTCTGGTGCCGGCGCGGCGACTACGCCCTGTGCGTGAGCCTGCGGTCGACCGGCCAGGGCGCCGACGGGGGACTGGCCGAGGAGATGCTGGCACCCGCGCGCATCTGCCTGCCGTACTCCGACGCCCTCACCCCCGAAGAGGCGGCGGTCACCGAACCCACCTCGGTCGCGGTGCGCGCGGTGCGGCGTTCGCGGCTGGAACCCGGCTCGACGGTCGCCGTCGTCGGCGGCGGAACGATCGGGCTCCTGGTGGCCCAGGTCGCCCGGCTGCGCGGCGCCGAACGCGTCGTCGTGGTGGAGCCGGTGGCCGAACGCCGCGCGCTCGCCGAACGCCTGGGTGTGGACCGCGCGGTGAGCCCCGACGAGGCCGAGGACGCGCTGAAGGAGCTGACCGACGGCGTGGGTCCGGACGTGGTGTTCGAGGCGGGCGGAAAGCTCGCGGCCGTACGCAGTGCCGTGCAGTGGACCCGCAAGGGCGGCCGGACGGTCCTGGTCGGCGTCAGCGGCGACACCCTCGACCTGAACCTCATGTCGTTCCTGCTGGGCGAGAAGGAACTGATCGCCTCGCTGTCGCACACCTACGATGTCGACTTCCCGGAGGCGATCGGGCTGCTGGAGTCCGGGAAGGTCGACGTGCGCCCGCTGATCACCGACCGGATCGGCCTGGACCAGGTGGTGACGCACGGGTTCGACGCCCTGCACCGCGAACCCGCCGCCCACCTGAAGGTCGTCGTGCTCCCCAACGGCCGGCCGGACCGGATCCTTCACGGCGCGCCTGGGCAGGTCGGCGCCTAG